CGGCGTTGGCCGTCGTGGCCGCGGCCTTGCTCGCCTCCTGGACGCGGATGGTGCTGTTGTACGTCTTACGGGGCCAATAGGGAAGGGTGCGAGTAGAGGAAAACCTCGGCCTTGCGGCCGAGCCGGGACAAGGGGCTTAAGCCCCTTGTCGGGGGGCGGTGTTCAGACCGATCAACGACGCCGGGCCGACCTGAAGGTCGGCCCCTACATAAACGATACCCGGCCTTGCGGCCGGGTTAAAGGATTACGTAGGGTCGTACCTTTAGGTGCGACCGCCTTCTGAATTTCGTATTACTAAAAGATTTCAATCGGCCGACTGGAAAGTCGGCCCCTACGAAAACCCGGCCTTGCGGCCGGGTTTCTTTACGAGGAAAAACGATAGCCGTTTATTCGCCGACGCCCGGCGCCGGCGCGACGGCGTCCTCCGGCACCCAGCCGCGGAGGCCGTCCTCGTTCAGGACCTCTATGAAGCCGGGCCTCGAGCCCGCCTCGGCCGTGGGCGCGAACGCCAACACCGCGCCCTTCTTCAGCCGCGTGACGTCGGCGGGGACGTCCGCGGGAACGCCGGCCAGCGTCGTCTCTTCCGCGACGACCGTGAGCGCGCGGCCGAGGTAATCCCATTCCGTCAGGCCGCGGCGGCCGTCTTCCAGCGTCACCAGGCAGTACGTTCGCGGGCTCTCGGGCGTGCCCACGGGTTCCGCGACCACCGGCGTCCAATACGGCAGCCGCTCGACGATGTAGTCGTCTCCGTAGTTGTGGTCCTCGTCGTACAGCACCGCGCCTTCTACGACCACCAGGTGCGTCGGCGCGAACGCGAGGGCGGTTGACGCGACTAACGTTAAAGCGGTAAATATCTTCACCATCGCTGGGACCTCGCTGCCGGTTAAACCTTCTTTACGAACTCGTACGTCGGTTTGTTCTTCTTCGAGAATTGGAAGTGGCCGCCTTGCCTCAGGCCGGAGACGAGTTCCTCCGCCTTCAAATGGTCGTCGGTGACGGAGAGGACGGCTTCCGGCTTCATAACTCGCGCCAGCTCGGCGAGGACCGCCTCCGGCGAGGCGAGGTCGTGGAAGACGTCGTAGAGGAGGACGACGTCGACGCTCTCGTCGGCCAGGCCCGTCGGGCCGTCGGCCTGGACCGTCTCGACGTGCGCGAGGCCGCGACGGCGTATTTCGGTCCGCACGAGCTTGACAGCGAGGGGGTGAACGTCGAGGGCGTACACCTTTCCCTCCGGGCCGACCAGTTCCGCCGCCGCGACGGTAAAGCCGCCCCGGCCGCAGCCGAAGTCGAGGACCGTATCCCCCGGTTTAATCCCCACCACCGCCAGCGTATTGAGAGGCGGGTGGAAGAGGTCCCGACACGCCGAGTAGAAAGCGAACATCCGGAAGCGGCCGTCGGTCATCGGCTCTTCGGGCATCCGCGTTCCCCTTTCTGTTTCTTGAACGCGACCGGTTCCGGCCGAGTCATAATTTAAGCGTCGAGCATTCTATTTGAAGAGCGCTCTGACCTTGCCGAACGAGGCGGCCTCTACGCCGATCCCCGTAGGGCAGTGCACCTGGTAGATTCGATTG
This sequence is a window from bacterium. Protein-coding genes within it:
- a CDS encoding class I SAM-dependent methyltransferase, whose protein sequence is MPEEPMTDGRFRMFAFYSACRDLFHPPLNTLAVVGIKPGDTVLDFGCGRGGFTVAAAELVGPEGKVYALDVHPLAVKLVRTEIRRRGLAHVETVQADGPTGLADESVDVVLLYDVFHDLASPEAVLAELARVMKPEAVLSVTDDHLKAEELVSGLRQGGHFQFSKKNKPTYEFVKKV